The following proteins are co-located in the Cydia pomonella isolate Wapato2018A chromosome 19, ilCydPomo1, whole genome shotgun sequence genome:
- the LOC133528594 gene encoding uncharacterized protein LOC133528594 translates to MDKKLCVVFVTIIAVAQGVQQQSNYDLSRNRLGSGNGGYGQYNPDYPHYPNTGPGLYPSGPGYPGQYPGSGYPGGYPGKPGLAGPPGAHPGCPLCDSSVYSYCSYKEAHDACCCERDTGFSLSCRKVDCKYLYANSCQEYNLISSCCCVDVKSAGAVPVVPVAVVG, encoded by the exons ATGGATAAAAAGTTGTGCGTCGTCTTTGTTACCATTATTGCTGTTGCTCAAG gtGTGCAGCAACAATCCAATTACGACCTAAGCCGAAACAGGCTCGGCTCCGGGAATG GCGGCTACGGACAGTACAACCCCGACTACCCACACTACCCGAACACCGGCCCAGGTCTCTACCCCAGCGGGCCTGGGTACCCGGGGCAGTACCCGGGGAGTGGATACCCGGGTGGGTACCCGGGTAAGCCTGGGTTGGCCGGGCCGCCGGGCGCGCACCCGGGGTGCCCGCTTTGCGACTCGTCGGTGTATAGCTACTGCTCGTATAAGGAGGCCCACGACGCTTGCTGCTGCGAGAGGGATACTGGAT TCAGCCTCAGCTGCCGCAAAGTCGACTGCAAGTACCTGTACGCCAACTCGTGCCAGGAGTACAACCTGATCTCGTCGTGCTGCTGCGTGGATGTGAAGAGCGCCGGTGCGGTACCCGTCGTGCCGGTGGCTGTCGTTGGATAA